Proteins co-encoded in one Alcanivorax sp. genomic window:
- a CDS encoding TonB-dependent receptor has translation MHLQRRLICCAIASAMATGAAPAFADQTNELKPVQILGDRQDTFSISGSAYVLSNEDLEEKENTDVHRILRDVPGVYFQEEEGYGLRPNIGIRGSGRDRSSKVSLMEDGVLIAPAPYAAPAAYYFPSAGRFYGVEVLKGPDTLRYGPFTVGGAINFLSTPIPARASGMVNVEGGEDGSQRAHAYYGATEGQFGFMLEAHQQRTLGFKDIDRSNRDSGFDKRDYVAKLRWQAPETAAIQQALELKLEHSSEVSDETYLGLTDRDFERDANRRYGMSDIDQMDNDRDAVSLRHTLVFAENTRLNSVVYRNEFNRNWYKLASIDGQGIGGYVSDANTNGGVKQAVLRGSADASDLVFKNNNREYISEGIQTELSHQFQVGSVQNDLIVGARYHQDEVDRYQPTDTFDQTNGSLVYQTSTLPTGGDNRLENADAMSAWIIDHAYVGDFIVTGSLRYENVESKSKRWGDPARNTVSSRTENRNEELMAGLGATWLLNDNWSLLAGVHQGFAPAGASSQKGTEAEKSVNYETGFRYWQENFSADVIAFYSDYENTIQNCSIANPCPNGNDSGTQSFGESEVRGLEVGLNSVAWEGDNGLRVPVRLAYTYTDGEITRDADDLSVLDGDVLPYLPEHLASLTFGLEKAAAWSALMSVSHTDGMCIDNSCDRTGQSTTFKRTSDYVIADVVATYHVNSDMEVYAKVDNVFDDQEIVSRDPAGARPNKPRTGYVGMKVRF, from the coding sequence AAAACACGGATGTGCACCGCATTCTGCGAGATGTGCCCGGCGTGTATTTCCAGGAAGAAGAAGGTTATGGCCTGCGTCCGAACATCGGTATTCGTGGCTCCGGTCGTGACCGCTCCAGCAAGGTTTCTCTCATGGAAGACGGGGTGTTGATTGCCCCGGCACCTTACGCTGCACCGGCAGCCTATTATTTTCCCAGTGCTGGTCGTTTCTATGGCGTTGAAGTCCTGAAAGGTCCAGACACCTTGCGCTACGGTCCCTTCACTGTTGGGGGTGCCATCAATTTCCTGTCTACCCCGATTCCTGCCCGTGCTTCAGGCATGGTGAATGTGGAAGGTGGAGAGGACGGATCTCAGCGAGCTCATGCCTATTATGGCGCCACTGAGGGCCAGTTTGGTTTCATGCTGGAAGCGCATCAGCAACGCACCCTGGGCTTCAAGGATATTGACCGTTCCAACCGTGACAGTGGTTTTGACAAGCGTGATTATGTAGCCAAGCTACGTTGGCAGGCTCCGGAAACCGCCGCTATCCAGCAGGCGCTGGAACTGAAACTGGAGCATTCCAGCGAAGTCTCCGACGAAACCTATCTGGGGCTGACCGACCGGGATTTTGAGCGTGATGCCAACCGGCGTTACGGCATGAGTGATATCGACCAGATGGACAATGACAGGGATGCGGTGTCCCTGCGCCACACTCTGGTGTTTGCTGAAAATACCCGGTTGAACTCTGTAGTGTACCGCAACGAGTTCAACCGCAACTGGTACAAGCTGGCCAGTATTGATGGCCAGGGCATTGGTGGTTATGTGTCGGATGCCAACACCAATGGTGGAGTCAAGCAAGCAGTTCTGCGTGGTAGCGCCGACGCCTCTGATCTAGTGTTCAAGAACAACAACCGTGAGTACATTTCTGAAGGAATTCAGACTGAACTGAGTCACCAGTTCCAGGTAGGCTCTGTGCAAAATGATCTGATCGTAGGGGCCCGCTACCACCAGGACGAAGTGGATCGTTATCAGCCCACGGACACCTTCGATCAGACTAATGGCAGCCTGGTGTATCAGACGTCCACATTGCCCACCGGCGGTGATAACCGTCTGGAAAATGCCGATGCCATGTCGGCCTGGATCATCGATCACGCTTATGTGGGGGATTTCATTGTCACCGGCTCGTTGCGGTACGAGAACGTGGAGAGCAAGAGCAAGCGCTGGGGTGACCCGGCTCGCAACACGGTGAGTTCACGGACAGAAAACCGCAACGAAGAGCTGATGGCGGGCCTGGGTGCCACCTGGCTGCTAAATGACAACTGGTCACTGCTGGCTGGTGTGCATCAGGGGTTTGCGCCGGCCGGAGCCTCCTCCCAGAAAGGTACCGAGGCGGAAAAGAGTGTTAACTATGAAACCGGTTTCCGCTACTGGCAGGAAAACTTCAGTGCCGATGTGATCGCGTTCTACAGCGACTATGAGAACACGATCCAGAACTGTTCCATCGCCAATCCATGTCCCAATGGCAATGATTCCGGCACCCAGAGCTTTGGTGAATCCGAGGTTCGCGGTCTGGAGGTGGGGCTGAACAGCGTGGCCTGGGAGGGTGACAATGGCCTGCGAGTTCCGGTTCGGCTGGCCTATACCTACACCGATGGCGAAATCACCAGGGACGCTGATGATCTGTCCGTGCTGGATGGCGATGTGCTGCCTTACCTGCCTGAACATCTGGCCAGCCTGACCTTCGGCCTGGAAAAAGCCGCTGCCTGGTCTGCATTGATGTCGGTCAGCCACACGGATGGCATGTGCATCGACAACAGCTGTGACCGTACTGGTCAGAGCACCACGTTCAAACGCACCAGTGACTACGTGATCGCAGATGTGGTGGCCACCTACCACGTGAATAGCGACATGGAAGTGTATGCCAAAGTGGATAACGTGTTTGACGATCAGGAAATTGTCTCCCGTGATCCCGCAGGGGCTCGCCCCAACAAGCCGCGCACTGGCTATGTGGGCATGAAAGTACGCTTCTGA